From Deferrisoma camini S3R1, the proteins below share one genomic window:
- a CDS encoding P-II family nitrogen regulator — protein sequence MRKIEAIFKPFRLDAVKDALHDLGVRGITVTEVRGFGRQKGHSELYRGAEYTVDFVPKVKVEVVVEEPMAAAVADAIVAAARTGKIGDGKVFVSPVHDAIRIRTGERGRAAL from the coding sequence ATGCGAAAGATCGAGGCGATTTTCAAACCCTTCCGGCTCGATGCCGTGAAAGATGCCCTCCACGACCTCGGGGTGCGGGGGATCACCGTGACCGAGGTCCGGGGGTTTGGCCGACAGAAGGGGCACTCGGAGCTCTACCGTGGTGCAGAGTACACGGTGGACTTCGTGCCGAAGGTGAAGGTGGAGGTGGTGGTGGAGGAGCCCATGGCCGCAGCCGTGGCCGACGCCATCGTGGCCGCGGCCCGCACCGGCAAGATCGGTGATGGCAAGGTGTTCGTGAGCCCGGTGCACGACGCGATCCGCATCCGCACCGGAGAGCGGGGGAGGGCCGCCCTCTGA